A region from the Neurospora crassa OR74A linkage group V, whole genome shotgun sequence genome encodes:
- a CDS encoding peptidase family M28, whose product MINPISFRPGPVTFWTTLIYLALLIPIVIINEKTPAAPKTAEPFKGVNLTEAWLDLTTITRAYHPYNSKFNEEVRRYLLEKVETILEENGASWVSDGQMTTVKDGKSAAVTVFDDNVSNSTFVMGKSNGTTFTRTDSINNAAYFEGTNILVYIRGKEDDEGEWWEADYAHGMRRNAKGLTLVNAHYDSVSTGFGATDDGMGVVTALQVLKYFTAPGHQPQRGIVVMLNNGEEDWLYGAHALGQHKLNPFIHTFLNLEGAGAGGRAIVFRATDREVMAAYARTSHPFGTVIASDAFGLGFISSGTDYSVLVDAYGQRGIDLAFFKPRARYHTNQDDTRHTSKGSLWHMLSAAIHTTKQFSGDTGNTFIGQRPDKAHGKVANGRSSNGVWFDLFGKSFVLFGLRGMFAWSLTLLIATPLVLVGITWLLRNLDKDYFFTSTVKTKEHPEYEAVPIGGWKGFFRFPFALGVAVFFTISSALLMNKVNPLIVYSSRYSVWVMMVSIFYFSFWMIMRGANFVRPSALHRGYANLWLFVFGWIVLVAVTALEDRRRIAAGYIFVFLESAIFLSCLISFVELLAVPRKSSYALQVQEDYDGQEHDHNGYQGFRDSTDEPSLRARAESSASAASPPSPTVAQEPSKSKAPAGTTNGLSTAPSVAAHSSQPQPAPTTPIPGRSSGAPSTASRDENESEDDDEPTERTPLVGGNGTNDRGRTTFATTYRRSITALVHGARKMEEDGEPYDHEQEWSGHLPSWAWFFQFLLLGPFMIILAAQTGLMLTDAVYQTGSDGSKLITPYLIIFVFTVLLILPLTPFIHRVTHHIPVFLLVVFIVTLTYNLIAFPFSANNRYKTFFGQYIDVATGDNKVCYTGIEEYVRPIIAELPSASGREVTCGKSLRRGSTISTCCFDGSAVPPKLGSEDDNGLPEDSYADLITINATRSTKRGDSSRTTARIEITADNTKSCFLQFKKPVSALAIENGSGWDDRFGQYPEDGVGLVRLWHREFGKTWVVNAEWKGSETRKEYDENDGTVICMWSDANTPGTIPALDEALQFVPSWAAVTKFSEGLVEGRKAFKIV is encoded by the exons ATGATCAATCCCATATCTTTCCGGCCGGGCCCGGTCACGTTCTGGACCACGCTCATCTACCTGGCCCTGCTGATacccatcgtcatcatcaacgaGAAAACACCGGCGGCGCCTAAGACGGCCGAGCCGTTCAAGGGTGTCAACCTCACCGAGGCCTGGCTCgacctcaccaccatcaccagagCGTACCATCCTTACAACAGCAAGTTCAACGAGGAGGTGCGCAGATATCTGCTGGAGAAGGTCGAGACCATCTTGGAGGAAAATGGCGCTAGTTGGGTGTCTGATGG CCAAATGACTACCGTAAAGGACGGCAAGTCTGCAGCAGTCACCGTTTTCGATGACAATGTGTCAAATTCCACCTTTGTCATGGGAAAGTCTAATGGAACTACCTTCACTCGTACGGACTCAATTAATAATGCCGCTTACTTCGAGGGTACCAACATCCTGGTTTACATTCGCGgcaaggaggacgatgaaggCGAGTGGTGGGAGGCCGATTACGCCCATGGAATGAGACGTAATGCCAAGGGTCTCACCTTGGTCAATGCCCATTACGATTC CGTGTCAACGGGCTTTGGTGCCACCGACGACGGCATGGGAGTCGTGACTGCCTTGCAAGTCCTCAAATATTTTACCGCCCCGGGCCACCAACCCCAGCGCGGCATCGTGGTCATGTTGAATAACGGCGAGGAAGATTGGCTCTACGGCGCCCATGCCCTCGGGCAGCACAAGCTGaatccattcatccatacCTTCTTGAACCTCGAAGGTGCCGGTGCTGGAGGCAGGGCGATAGTATTCCGTGCCACGGATCGCGAGGTTATGGCGGCGTATGCTAGAACATCGCACCCTTTCGGTACTGTGATTGCATCTGATGCCTTCGGCCTGGGCTTCATCTCTAGCGGTACCGACTACTCAGTACTCGTTGACGCTTACGGCCAGCGTGGAATCgacttggccttcttcaagCCCCGTGCGAGATATCACACCAACCAGGACGATACTCGGCACACTTCCAAAGGAAGTCTTTGGCATATGCTGTCAGCAGCTATCCACACAACCAAGCAATTTTCCGGTGACACGGGTAACACATTCATCGGTCAGAGGCCTGATAAAGCCCATGGAAAGGTTGCCAACGGTCGTTCCTCTAACGGAGTGTGGTTTGACCTCTTCGGCAAAAGCTTTGTGCTCTTCGGTCTGCGCGGCATGTTTGCCTGGTCACTTACTCTTCTCATCGCGACTCCGTTGGTCTTGGTCGGCATCACCTGGCTTCTTCGTAACCTCGACAAGGACTACTTCTTCACCTCCACGGTCAAGACCAAGGAGCATCCCGAATATGAAGCTGTTCCCATTGGTGGATGGAAGggcttcttccgcttcccCTTTGCTCTGGGTGTCGCTGTGTTTTTCACGATCAGCTCGGCTCTTTTGATGAATAAGGTCAATCCGTTGATTGTCTACAGCAGTCGTTATTCTGT ATGGGTTATGATGGTGTCTATCTTTTACTTCTCCTTCTGGATGATCATGCGCGGCGCCAATTTCGTCCGTCCCAGCGCTCTTCACCGCGGCTACGCCAACCTGTGGCTCTTCGTTTTTGGCTGGATTGTTCTGGTCGCCGTCACTGCCTTGGAGGACCGCCGTAGGATTGCGGCGGGTTACATCTTTGTTTTCCTTGAATCGGCCATCTTCTTGTCCTGCCTGATCTCTTTCGTTGAGCTCTTGGCTGTGCCAAGGAAATCTTCATACGCCTTGCAAGTTCAGGAGGACTATGACGGCCAGGAACATGATCACAATGGATATCAGGGGTTCCGGGATAGTACCGATGAACCCTCTTTGAGGGCCAGGGCTGAATCATCCGCCtctgctgcttctcctccatcgCCCACGGTTGCTCAGGAGCCCAGCAAGTCTAAAGCACCGGCCGGCACTACTAATGGATTGTCGACTGCGCCTTCTGTCGCCGCGCATTCTTCGCAACCACAGCCTGCTCCCACTACACCCATCCCTGGTCGTTCTTCTGGCGCTCCTTCTACTGCATCCCGGGATGAGAACGAATccgaagatgatgacgaacCGACTGAGCGGACACCGCTCGTTGGCGGTAATGGCACCAATGATCGTGGCCGTACTACGTTTGCGACTACTTATCGCCGCTCTATCACCGCGTTGGTCCACGGAGCgcggaagatggaagaagatggggagCCGTACGACCATGAGCAAGAATGGTCTGGACATCTGCCTTCTTGGGCATGGTTCTTCCAGTTCTTGTTGCTGGGCCCCTTCATGATTATTCTTGCAGCTCAGACGGGTCTGATGCTGACAGACGCAGTATATCAGACCGGATCAGACGGTAGCAAGCTCATCACGCCCTacctcatcatcttcgtcttcactGTCTTGCTTATCCTTCCCCTCACGCCCTTCATTCACCGTGTCACACATCACATTCCTGTGTTCCTACTTGTCGTCTTTATCGTCACCCTTACCTATAACCTCAtcgccttccccttctcggCCAACAACCGGTATAAGACCTTCTTCGGTCAGTACATTGACGTCGCCACCGGCGACAACAAGGTCTGCTATACCGGTATCGAGGAATACGTCCGCCCCATTATCGCTGAACTCCCTTCTGCATCCGGACGGGAAGTCACCTGTGGCAAATCCCTTCGTCGTGGTTCCACGATATCAACGTGCTGTTTCGACGGATCTGCGGTCCCACCCAAGCTTGGAAGCGAAGATGACAATGGTCTCCCTGAGGATAGCTACGCcgacctcatcaccatcaacgccACGCGCAGCACCAAGAGAGGTGACTCGTCGAGGACCACTGCCCGGATCGAGATCACGGCTGATAACACCAAGTCGTGCTTTCTTCAGTTCAAGAAGCCTGTGTCGGCATTGGCTATCGAAAACGGCTCCGGCTGGGACGACCGCTTTGGACAGTACCCTGAAGATGGAGTGGGGCTGGTTAGGCTCTGGCACAGGGAGTTCGGTAAGACGTGGGTGGTGAATGCGGAGTGGAAGGGCTCGGAAACCAGGAAGGAGTATGATGAGAATGATGGCACGGTGATTTGTATGTGGAGCGATGCAAACACGCCGGGGACTATTCCGGCATTGGATGAGGCGTTACAGTTTGTCCCGAGTTGGGCAGCTGTGACGAAATTCTCGGAGGGGTTAgtggagggaaggaaggcgTTCAAGATTGTGTAG
- a CDS encoding TGF beta receptor associated protein 1: protein MAPAPAASPKPMAAGPYVLRPLLHDVPLSAEGNDEDIKINCVDYLDGNLYVGTSASELLHFFRIPRDPNDPNSTDTFILASRLLPAYSETSGSPNGPKPGVQQILLLPRVGKACILCNWTVTFYSLPELSPVFGTTQVRNCNWIGGVDLNEDFEYPGAAVTILLSLNRRIQVVRIGDDARVIRKIDFAGSTLSVRRDSIACVADSRSYALLDVDRQLKIPLMSISSLDDSAPGGQYGQTQNIAGPPENGGHSRSASSATARLAPADFQGHSRSTSLSGLIGNMRGNQRPQGEQEDPVFQQPGTPKASSHPEPNPSPGSKDADKPLPPPPQDSAASLASQAPGPGGISPARIASPKPQPGLVFLKPHIVSPTSEEFLLVTGTGPLDPGIGMFVNLDGEPTRPTVEFERYPREIAVDGGAPDVSSPGASTMGREDEGYVFASMGKEFEDGVHQGLEIQRFNVSVGEDEAEKFWLEVPKKDNSATAAATNTPIGIRSLLASEEMHFEEVVKRLCQRRFSPFIGGSATHTVSIKGADSRTASSIERLAREKELFDRDLASEEEPLPENWETVRNRENEDFVRVLAKGSSRLAVWTGANIWWAVRNPLLLQLESSLELATSREQQSSSNSSEQKTELLGLIKTINNREPKTELEFMTLGYVKQRASIMLVTHFLNSAESPFSNFETRQMEASLLDGDLDARVVLSLIPALRNEIVVGQKGIWVYGGIKSLVEEYIAAEKDMEVTQTVDALPRHVLDCLRRFLTAWRNKRGFGSISAEIFRTVDASLLLVLLELDKNTPVGKSGEPGSPRKELYELVDHGVDCFDRAISLLEGYRRLYVLSRLYQQRKLSPYVLKTWKRIIEGEEDRGGELGSDGELQVRRYLSNISNQELVKTYGVWLAKRNPKLGVEVFADDKIKAPKLVPTEVVALLREEAPDAVKYYLEHLVFRKGSTAYINELITYYLDIVINDLQSSPESRATVTASYEAYRALRPPKPTYRQFLTDNAPPDNEAWQSRLRLLQLLGGANDYDACAIRQRIDSSLAQFSSEHGASHTSKQKQQQPQQKQRLLVPEAIIINGRLHDHEDSIRLLVHHLGDYDSAVSYCLRGGLSLSFNNSTAPAQQKQPLPSKETQSHLFHVLLAEFLAIEDLSDRVEQTGALLERFGGWFDVLEVLGMIPDGWSVDVVAHFLVTALRKLVEERHESLVQRALSGAENLRVGYESVVRMDEIGPTVVGSDGGEKGGGGHEGEEMQEMEMGDMGGRGVGVGVDDDQFA from the exons ATGGCACCCGCACCCGCAGCATCCCCCAAGCCCATGGCAGCCGGTCCATATGTCTTGCGGCCCTTGCTCCACGATGTTCCTCTATCGGCTGAGGGCAACGACGAGGACATCAAGATCAACTGCGTCGACTACTTGG ACGGTAACCTTTATGTGGGAACCTCCGCATCCGAACTGCTCCATTTCTTCCGCATACCGCGCGATCCCAACGATCCGAACAGTACCGACACCTTCATCCTCGCGTCGAGACTACTTCCTGCTTACTCGGAAACCTCCGGCTCGCCCAATGGCCCGAAACCGGGTGTACAGCAGATCCTGCTACTGCCCCGCGTAGGCAAGGCCTGTATCCTTTGCAACTGGACAGTCACTTTCTACTCGCTACCCGAGCTGAGCCCGGTTTTTGGGACCACCCAAGTCAGGAACTGTAACTGGATTGGAGGTGTGGACTTGAACGAGGATTTCGAATATCCAGGGGCCGCCGTCACCATTCTTCTTTCGCTCAACAGACGCATACAGGTGGTGAGGATTGGGGACGATGCTCGTGTCATCAGGAAGATCGACTTTGCCGGGAGTACTCTCTCGGTGCGGAGGGACTCAATAGCATGTGTTGCCGATTCCAGAAGCTATGCCTTGCTGGACGTTGATCGGCAGCTCAAGATCCCGTTGATGAGCATATCCTCCCTGGATGACTCGGCTCCGGGAGGGCAATATGGCCAAACCCAGAATATTGCAGGGCCCCCCGAAAACGGAGGTCACTCGAGGAGCGCATCATCGGCGACAGCGAGACTCGCCCCTGCTGACTTCCAGGGCCACTCAAGAAGCACAAGCTTGTCCGGGTTGATAGGGAACATGCGAGGGAACCAGAGACCGCAGGGAGAGCAAGAGGATCCTGTATTTCAGCAACCTGGCACACCAAAAGCTTCCTCCCATCCAGAGCCCAACCCCAGCCCAGGTTCAAAAGATGCGGACAAACcattacctcctcccccacaAGATTCGGCGGCATCTCTAGCGTCCCAAGCTCCTGGCCCAGGGGGAATCTCGCCGGCACGCATAGCATCGCCTAAACCGCAACCTGGATTAGTCTTTTTGAAGCCACATATTGTGTCCCCCACGTCAGAAGAGTTCCTGCTCGTAACGGGAACAGGACCCCTCGACCCCGGCATCGGCATGTTTGTGAATCTGGACGGCGAGCCTACGAGGCCCACCGTTGAGTTCGAAAGATATCCACGGGAGATTGCTGTTGATGGGGGTGCGCCCGACGTTTCATCTCCAGGGGCATCGACGATGGGCCGTGAAGATGAGGGCTATGTCTTTGCTTCTATGGGAAAGGAGTTCGAAGATGGCGTACACCAGGGCTTGGAGATCCAAAGATTCAATGTCAGCGTCGGAGAAGATGAAGCAGAGAAGTTTTGGCTGGAAGTGCCTAAAAAGGATAACTcagctactgctgctgctaccaaCACCCCTATAGGCATCAGATCACTCTTGGCTAGCGAAGAGATGCATTTTGAGGAAGTAGTCAAACGGCTTTGTCAGAGGAGGTTTTCGCCTTTCATTGGGGGTTCTGCAACACATACTGTGTCCATAAAGGGTGCCGACTCACGTACGGCATCCTCCATAGAGCGACTAGCACGAGAGAAGGAACTGTTCGATCGAGACCTTGCATCGGAAGAGGAGCCGTTGCCGGAAAACTGGGAGACGGTGCGGAACAGAGAGAACGAGGATTTCGTGCGTGTGCTAGCCAAAGGCTCGTCACGCCTTGCTGTCTGGACAGGGGCGAATATATGGTGGGCTGTTCGAAACCCCCTGTTGCTTCAGTTGGAATCGAGCCTGGAGTTGGCAACATCTAGAGAACAACAGAGCAGCTCAAACAGCTCGGAACAGAAAACAGAACTTCTCGGTCTCATAAAAACTATCAATAACCGGGAGCCCAAGACAGAGCTAGAGTTTATGACTCTCGGATACGTCAAGCAACGGGCCAGCATCATGCTTGTCACCCACTTTCTAAACTCTGCCGAATCCCCCTTTAGCAATTTTGAGACCAGGCAAATGGAAGCAAGTCTTCTTGACGGTGACTTGGACGCAAGAGTCGTTTTGTCACTAATTCCTGCTCTTCGAAACGAGATCGTCGTGGGCCAAAAGGGCATTTGGGTTTATGGGGGGATCAAATCTCTTGTCGAAGAGTACATCGCAGCGGAGAAGGACATGGAAGTTACGCAGACGGTCGATGCGCTACCTCGACATGTGCTGGACTGCTTACGCCGATTCCTCACTGCTTGGAGAAACAAAAGGGGATTCGGCAGTATCTCGGCCGAGATCTTTCGGACAGTGGATGCGTCCCTGCTACTAGTGCTCCTGGAGCTGGACAAAAACACACCTGTAGGCAAGTCTGGCGAGCCTGGTTCGCCTCGAAAGGAACTGTATGAACTCGTGGACCACGGAGTCGACTGCTTTGACAGGGCGATTAGCCTGTTAGAGGGATACCGCCGCCTGTATGTTCTTAGTCGGCTCTATCAGCAACGTAAGCTATCGCCTTATGTGCTCAAAACATGGAAGCGTATTAtcgaaggggaagaggaccGGGGCGGCGAGCTGGGGAGCGACGGCGAGTTGCAAGTCAGAAGGTATCTCAGCAACATCAGCAACCAGGAGCTGGTGAAAACATACGGTGTCTGGCTTGCTAAGCGTAATCCCAAGCTGGGTGTCGAGGTTTTCGCCGACGACAAAATCAAAGCACCGAAGTTGGTGCCCACTGAAGTAGTTGCCCTTCTAAGAGAGGAGGCACCCGATGCAGTCAAGTACTACCTCGAGCATCTCGTGTTCCGAAAGGGCAGCACGGCCTATATCAACGAGCTGATCACGTACTACCTCGACATTGTCATCAACGACCTACAAAGCTCACCAGAATCCCGAGCGACCGTCACGGCCTCATATGAAGCCTACCGCGCCTTGCGCCCTCCGAAACCCACATATCGCCAATTCCTAACAGACAACGCTCCTCCAGACAATGAAGCCTGGCAAAGTCGACTCCGACTTTTGCAACTCCTAGGCGGTGCGAACGACTACGACGCCTGCGCCATCCGCCAGCGCATCGACTCCTCCCTAGCACAGTTCTCTTCAGAGCACGGCGCATCACACACCTcaaagcagaagcagcagcaaccacagCAGAAACAGCGTCTCCTTGTTCCCGAAGCCATCATTATCAACGGCCGCCTTCACGACCACGAAGACTCCATCCGCCTGCTCGTCCACCACCTAGGCGACTATGACTCCGCAGTCTCTTATTGCCTAAGGGGCGGcctttccctctcttttAACAACAGCACCGCGCCTGCCCAGCAAAAACAGCCTCTACCCAGCAAGGAAACACAGTCCCACCTCTTCCACGTTTTGTTAGCCGAGTTCCTCGCCATCGAAGACCTCAGCGACCGCGTCGAGCAGACGGGCGCGCTGCTCGAGCGGTTCGGCGGCTGGTTTGATGTTTTGGAGGTCTTGGGGATGATTCCGGACGGGTGGTCGGTGGATGTCGTCGCGCATTTCTTGGTGACGGCGCTGAGGAAGCTGGTGGAGGAAAGGCATGAGAGTTTGGTGCAGAGGGCGTTGAGTGGGGCGGAGAATTTGAGGGTTGGGTATGAGAGTGTGGTGAGGATGGATGAGATTGGGCCCACGGTTGTTGGTAGTGATGGTGGGGAGaagggaggtggagggcatgaaggggaggaaatgcaggagatggagatgggggaCATGGGCGGGAGGGGGGTCGGTGTTGGAGTTGATGATGACCAGTTTGCCTAA
- a CDS encoding gamma-tocopherol methyltransferase — protein sequence MAAVTSQTPQTGQDEVTDLSKQYDTPMGLAHSTMQALKDRIKLHYDLASDYYLNLWGEHIHHGYWATDEAKAKDTKEVAQVNLIRLLLEISKVSEGARVLDTGCGIGGTSRFLASELGCTVTGITISTKQVEMATRLTKAEAAKQIQGDDKTVTPDADGFIALGKGKVRFLELDAEKMGEYFASDAGTLDAVWISEALSHFPNKALFFQNAFKVLKQGGKLVLADWFKGEELNQTQFDNDIKPIEDGMLLPPLCTQPDYVKFATDAGLKVFHEPKDISKDVSKTWDISWSLVQNPSLWAFAFSQGRDGIAFLQAFRAMRRGYSNGSFRYAVMSFQK from the exons ATGGCCGCCGTCACAAGCCAGACACCACAAACAGGACAAGATGAGGTTACTGACCTCAGCAAGCAATATGATACCCCAATGGGCCTTGCCCACTCAACGATGCAAGCTCTGAAAGACCGCATCAAGCTTCATTATGACCTGGCGAGCGACTACTACCTAAACCTATG GGGAGAGCATATTCACCACGGTTACTGGGCCACAGAcgaggccaaggccaaggacacCAAGGAAGTTGCTCAGGTCAACCTgatccgcctcctccttgaaATCTCCAAGGTCTCAGAGGGCGCTCGTGTTCTCGATACTGGCTGTGGCATTGGCGGCACCTCGCGCTTCCTCGCCTCTGAGTTGGGATGCACCGTAACCGgcatcaccatctccaccaagCAAGTTGAAATGGCGACCAGGTTGACCAAGGCCGAGGCCGCTAAACAGATCCAGGGTGACGACAAGACCGTCACCCCAGATGCCGACGGCTTCATTGCGCTCGGGAAGGGCAAGGTCAGGTTTCTTGAGCTCGACGCCGAGAAGATGGGCGAGTATTTTGCCTCGGACGCCGGCACTTTAGATGCTGTGTGGATCAGTGAAGCTTTGAGCCACTTTCCCAACAAGGCTCTTTTCTTCCAGAATGCCTTCAAGGTTCTCAAGCAGGGCGGAAAGCTGGTTCTTGCCGACTGGTTCAAGGGCGAAGAACTCAACCAAACGCAGTTTGACAATGACATCAAGCCTATCGAAG ACGGCATGCTGCTCCCGCCTCTGTGCACCCAGCCCGACTATGTCAAGTTCGCTACAGATGCTGGACTCAAGGTCTTCCATGAGCCCAAGGATATTAGCAAGGATGTCAGCAAGACATG GGACATTTCCTGGTCGCTGGTACAAAACCCTTCCTTGTGGGCTTTTGCCTTCAGCCAGGGCAGAGACGGCATCGCCTTCCTGCAAGCCTTCCGCGCGATGAGGAGAGGATACTCCAATGGCAGCTTCCGATACGCCGTCATGTCATTCCAGAAGTAA
- a CDS encoding acylase ACY 1 codes for MPLPTSSIYQPPSAEFMKWPSRRSVVHSTKGIVACTQPLAAKCGIDILNAGGNAADAAVAVAAGLNMTEPCSTGIGGDMFCLYYDASTGKVSALNGSGRAGGKCTLENVRKSLKIPEGTVGKIPMSSVHAVTVPGAAAGWVDTVERFGSGKLTMGQILAPAIELGEKGFPVSETTAYFWGRQEKGIREASPNFAEMLKADSSAPDGVRAPKAGEIIKLPNLAKTFRTLATEGKKGFYSGRIAEELIKVVNDLGGHLELADLQHHLETGSESVEPISLKFPNPHGTSETDGVELWEHPPNGQGIVALMVLGILKHLIKQGTIPAFGPSDHNTAPYLHAIVEALRISFGDASWFVTDPNAAPGVPTSQLISASYLAERAKLFSPSSANTSVLQPGDPYASPALTSSDTVYFACSDSQGNAISFINSNYGGFGTCIIPAGCGFTLQNRGANFSLDAKHPNVLAPRKRPYHTIIPGLVTNLQDSSLHSVFGVMGGFMQPQGHVQTLLGQVLCGLSPQQALDAPRVCIGAGMPDEGNVYDATVHVEEGMPEETVDGLRKLGHKVEVVKGMGRILFGRGQIIRWTKDIDGTGVWSAGSDMRGDGAAYPA; via the exons ATGCCTCTCCCCACCTCATCCATCTACCAACCTCCATCGGCTGAGTTCATGAAATGGCCGAGTCGAAGAAGCGTGGTTCATAGCACCAAAGGAATTGTGGCTTGCACACAACCGCTTGCCGCCAAGTGCGGTATCGACATCCTCAATGCAGGAGGAAATGCTGCC GATGCCGCCGTGGCCGTTG CTGCCGGCCTGAACATGACGGAACCTTGCTCAACCGGCATCGGCGGTGACATGTTTTGCCTCTACTACGATGCTTCGACTGGCAAGGTCTCGGCCCTGAACGGCTCTGGACGCGCGGGCGGCAAGTGTACCCTCGAGAACGTCCGAAAGAGCCTAAAAATTCCAGAGGGCACCGTGGGGAAGATCCCCATGAGCAGCGTTCACGCTGTGACGGTGCCTGGTGCTGCCGCCGGTTGGGTCGATACTGTCGAGCGGTTCGGTAGTGGCAAGTTGACCATGGGGCAGATTCTCGCACCGGCGATTGAGCTGGGTGAGAAGGGATTTCCTGTATCGGAGACGACGGCTTATTTC TGGGGAAGACAGGAAAAGGGCATCCGCGAAGCGTCTCCCAACTTCGCGGAGATGTTAAAGGCCGATTCCTCTGCTCCTGACGGTGTCCGCGCTCCCAAGGCCGGCGAAATCATCAAGCTACCCAACCTCGCCAAGACCTTCCGCACCCTGGCAACCGAAGGCAAGAAGGGTTTCTACAGCGGTCGCATTGCCGAAGAACTTATCAAAGTCGTCAACGACCTCGGAGGCCATCTTGAGCTTGCCGACCTCCAACATCACCTCGAAACCGGCAGCGAATCCGTCGAGCCCATCTCCCTGAAATTTCCCAACCCCCACGGCACCTCCGAAACCGACGGCGTCGAGCTTTGGGAACACCCTCCCAACGGCCAAGGCATCGTTGCCCTGATGGTCCTCGGCATCCTCAAGCACCTCATCAAGCAAGGCACCATCCCAGCCTTCGGCCCCTCCGACCACAACACGGCCCCCTACCTGCACGCCATCGTCGAAGCCCTCCGCATCTCCTTCGGCGACGCCTCCTGGTTCGTCACCGACCCCAACGCCGCTCCCGGCGTCCCGACCTCCCAGCTCATCTCGGCCTCCTACCTCGCCGAGCGCGCCAAGCTCTTCTCTCCATCCTCCGCCAACACCTCGGTCCTGCAACCGGGCGACCCGTACGCCTCTCCCGCCCTGACCTCCTCCGACACCGTATACTTTGCCTGCTCTGACTCCCAAGGCAACGCCATCTCGTTCATCAACTCCAACTACGGCGGCTTCGGCACCTGCATCATCCCCGCCGGCTGCGGTTTCACGCTTCAGAATCGCGGCGCCAACTTCTCGCTGGATGCGAAGCACCCGAATGTGCTAGCGCCGAGAAAGAGGCCTTACCACACGATTATTCCCGGTCTGGTCACGAATCTGCAGGATAGCAGTCTGCACTCGGTGTTTGGCGTCATGGGCGGATTCATGCAGCCGCAGGGGCATGTGCAGACGTTGCTTGGGCAGGTGTTGTGCGGGCTGAGCCCGCAGCAGGCGTTGGATGCGCCGAGAGTGTGTATCGGCGCGGGAATGCCAGATGAGGGGAATGTGTATGATGCGACGGTACATGTGGAAGAGGGGATGCCGGAGGAGACGGTAGATGGATTAAGGAAGTTGGGGCATAAGGTGGAGGTTGTGAAGGGTATGGGGAGAATCTTGTTCGGCAGGGGACAAATTATTCGATGGACGAAGGATATTGATGGCACGGGGGTGTGGTCGGCGGGAAGCGATATGAGAGGCGATGGTGCTGCTTACCCGGCGTAA